A region from the Thauera humireducens genome encodes:
- a CDS encoding ATP-dependent DNA helicase yields MSDPTPIFAADGPLAVAIPGFRARPQQIEMAQKIAEAIKANRILVAEAGTGTGKTFAYLVPALLAGGKVIISTGTKTLQDQLFNRDLPTVRAALKVPVSIALLKGRANYVCHYHLERNARDGRFLTAQDAADLRAITRFAQVTQTGDKAECTDVREDSMAWIAATSTRDNCLGQDCPFKEECFVMQARRNAMEADVVVVNHHLFFADVMLRDEGMGELLPACNAVIFDEAHQLPETASLFFGDSVSTAQVLELARDTRSETVSAARDCVPMIDQTRNLEKAARDLRLVFGTESARLSAAQASERENFDAQVEALEKTLGEFHAVLDTQAERSEGLANCLRRTEEMAERLARWRNSAETDLIRWVEVFTQSLALNATPLHVSDVFKRQLDGHPRAWVFTSATLAVGKADFGHYCRELGLAWMDPPPMTAVWGSPFDYAEQALLYAPAGMPDPNAPDYTERVAKVALPLIRAARGRAFVLCTSLRAMRRIHELIVDGLQQSGDALPVLLQGEGSRTELLERFRRLGNAVLVASQSFWEGVDVPGDALSLVVIDKLPFAPPDDPVLAARVEHMQKQGLSPFIHHQLPRTVINMKQGAGRLIRTERDRGVLCICDPRMIEKSYGKVVWRSLPPMRRTRAEDDAVAFLQTLPPPRRGD; encoded by the coding sequence ATGTCCGACCCCACCCCGATCTTCGCCGCCGACGGCCCGCTCGCCGTCGCCATCCCCGGTTTCCGCGCGCGTCCGCAGCAGATCGAGATGGCGCAGAAGATCGCCGAGGCGATCAAGGCCAACCGTATCCTGGTGGCCGAGGCGGGCACGGGTACCGGCAAGACCTTCGCCTACCTGGTGCCGGCGCTGCTGGCTGGGGGCAAGGTCATCATTTCCACCGGCACCAAGACCTTGCAGGATCAGCTCTTCAACCGCGACCTGCCCACCGTGCGCGCCGCGCTGAAGGTGCCGGTGTCGATCGCGCTGCTGAAGGGCCGCGCCAACTACGTCTGCCATTACCACCTCGAGCGCAACGCGCGCGACGGCCGCTTCCTCACCGCGCAGGACGCCGCCGACCTGCGCGCCATCACGCGCTTCGCGCAGGTGACGCAGACTGGCGACAAGGCCGAATGCACCGACGTGCGCGAGGACTCGATGGCCTGGATCGCCGCCACCTCGACGCGCGACAACTGCCTCGGCCAGGACTGCCCGTTCAAGGAAGAGTGCTTCGTCATGCAGGCGCGGCGTAATGCGATGGAGGCGGACGTGGTGGTGGTCAACCATCACCTTTTCTTCGCCGACGTGATGCTGCGCGACGAGGGTATGGGCGAGTTGCTGCCGGCGTGCAACGCGGTGATCTTCGACGAGGCCCACCAGCTGCCCGAGACCGCGAGCCTGTTCTTCGGCGACAGCGTATCCACCGCGCAGGTGCTGGAGCTGGCGCGCGACACCCGCTCCGAAACGGTATCGGCGGCGCGCGACTGCGTACCGATGATCGACCAGACGCGCAACCTGGAGAAGGCCGCGCGCGACCTGCGCCTGGTGTTCGGCACCGAGAGCGCGCGCCTGTCGGCCGCGCAGGCCTCCGAGCGCGAGAACTTCGACGCGCAGGTCGAGGCCCTGGAAAAGACGCTGGGCGAATTCCACGCCGTGCTGGACACCCAGGCCGAGCGCTCCGAAGGACTCGCCAACTGCCTGCGCCGCACCGAGGAGATGGCCGAGCGCCTCGCGCGCTGGCGCAATTCCGCCGAGACCGACCTCATCCGCTGGGTCGAGGTCTTCACCCAGTCGCTGGCGCTCAACGCCACGCCGCTGCATGTCTCGGACGTGTTCAAGCGCCAACTCGACGGCCACCCGCGCGCTTGGGTGTTCACCTCGGCGACGCTGGCGGTGGGTAAGGCCGACTTCGGCCACTACTGCCGCGAGCTCGGCCTGGCGTGGATGGATCCGCCGCCGATGACGGCCGTGTGGGGCAGCCCCTTCGACTATGCCGAGCAGGCGCTGCTGTATGCGCCGGCCGGCATGCCCGACCCGAATGCGCCCGATTACACCGAGCGCGTCGCCAAGGTGGCGCTGCCGCTGATCCGCGCCGCCCGGGGCCGCGCCTTCGTGCTGTGCACTTCGCTGCGCGCGATGCGCCGCATCCACGAGCTGATCGTCGACGGCCTGCAGCAGAGCGGCGACGCGCTGCCGGTGCTGCTGCAGGGCGAAGGCTCGCGCACCGAACTGCTCGAACGCTTCCGTCGCCTGGGCAATGCGGTGCTGGTCGCCAGTCAGAGTTTCTGGGAAGGGGTGGACGTGCCCGGCGACGCGCTGTCGCTCGTCGTCATCGACAAGCTTCCCTTCGCGCCGCCCGACGACCCGGTGCTGGCCGCGCGCGTCGAGCACATGCAGAAGCAGGGGCTCAGCCCCTTCATCCACCACCAGTTGCCGCGCACCGTCATCAACATGAAGCAGGGCGCCGGTCGGCTGATCCGCACCGAGCGCGACCGCGGCGTGCTGTGCATCTGCGACCCGCGCATGATCGAGAAGTCCTACGGCAAGGTCGTGTGGCGCAGCCTGCCGCCGATGCGGCGCACCCGCGCCGAGGACGATGCCGTGGCCTTCCTGCAGACCCTGCCGCCGCCGCGGCGCGGCGACTGA
- a CDS encoding DUF3429 domain-containing protein — protein sequence MNSPSPDPLRRAAAWLGYGGLIPFIVLAPASLLDHHHGWTWSDALYGYGAIILSFVGALHWGFAMSAPGLEEVRRVRCLVWSVVPALFAWPALLLAPAGAAALLVFGFVAHYLLDRRLARHMAFPAWYLPLRLRLTTVACLSLILGAFVPLG from the coding sequence ATGAACTCGCCGTCCCCCGACCCCCTCCGTCGCGCCGCAGCCTGGCTGGGCTACGGCGGCCTGATCCCCTTCATCGTCCTCGCCCCGGCGAGCCTGCTCGATCATCACCACGGCTGGACCTGGAGCGATGCGCTGTATGGCTACGGAGCGATCATCCTGAGCTTCGTCGGTGCGCTGCACTGGGGTTTCGCGATGAGCGCACCGGGGCTGGAGGAGGTCCGGCGCGTGCGCTGCCTCGTGTGGAGCGTCGTGCCTGCCCTGTTCGCCTGGCCCGCGCTGCTGCTCGCCCCCGCAGGGGCCGCCGCGCTGCTGGTGTTCGGCTTCGTGGCGCACTATCTGCTGGATCGCCGGCTCGCCCGGCACATGGCCTTTCCGGCGTGGTATCTGCCCTTGCGGCTGAGGCTGACGACGGTCGCCTGCCTCAGCCTGATCCTCGGCGCCTTCGTGCCGCTGGGCTGA
- a CDS encoding NAD(P)/FAD-dependent oxidoreductase → MNPNPRYLVIGAGLAGLSAAQTLRQAGFSVDVVDKSRGVGGRMSTRRGDGWTCDHGAQYFTARDPGFRAELARWQQAGVAALWSPRIVVIDAHGVREAGERTERFVGVPGMTAPARLLAEHLRVQTGMTITGLRRDADGWRAVCAEQGELEARFDGVVLAVPAPQAAPLLAPVSSRLATAASRARMEGCWSVMLRFDQALDRPFDAAFVNDGPLRWVARNSGKPGREGQETWLLHASAAWSEAHLEAKAERVAQALIDAFVALGGKPPQAWSAHRWRYAITESAVDGGCLWCPEQGLGLCGDWLNGGRVEGAWLSGRALGREMVGSFEALAR, encoded by the coding sequence ATGAACCCGAATCCCCGTTACCTCGTGATTGGCGCCGGCCTTGCCGGGCTGTCTGCCGCCCAGACCCTGCGCCAAGCCGGTTTCTCCGTAGATGTCGTGGACAAAAGCCGTGGCGTCGGCGGGCGCATGAGCACCCGGCGGGGCGACGGCTGGACCTGCGATCACGGGGCGCAGTACTTCACTGCGCGCGACCCGGGATTCCGCGCCGAGTTGGCACGGTGGCAGCAGGCCGGCGTGGCGGCCCTGTGGTCGCCACGGATCGTGGTCATCGACGCCCACGGTGTCCGCGAGGCGGGAGAGCGCACGGAACGCTTCGTCGGCGTGCCGGGCATGACCGCGCCGGCCCGCTTGCTTGCCGAGCATCTGCGGGTGCAGACCGGCATGACGATCACCGGCCTGAGGCGCGATGCCGATGGCTGGCGCGCAGTCTGTGCCGAGCAGGGCGAACTCGAGGCACGATTCGATGGCGTGGTTCTCGCCGTGCCCGCCCCGCAAGCCGCGCCGCTGCTCGCGCCAGTGTCGTCCAGGCTGGCGACGGCGGCGTCGCGCGCAAGGATGGAAGGCTGCTGGTCCGTGATGCTGCGCTTCGACCAGGCGCTCGACCGGCCTTTCGACGCAGCCTTCGTCAATGACGGCCCCTTGCGCTGGGTGGCCCGCAACAGCGGCAAGCCCGGACGGGAAGGACAGGAAACCTGGCTCCTGCACGCCAGCGCGGCGTGGAGCGAAGCGCATCTGGAAGCGAAAGCCGAAAGGGTCGCGCAGGCACTGATCGACGCATTCGTGGCATTGGGCGGCAAACCGCCGCAAGCGTGGTCGGCACACCGCTGGCGCTACGCGATCACCGAATCCGCGGTCGACGGCGGCTGCCTGTGGTGTCCCGAACAGGGGCTTGGCCTTTGTGGCGACTGGCTGAACGGCGGCCGGGTCGAAGGCGCATGGCTCAGCGGCCGTGCGCTCGGGCGCGAGATGGTGGGCAGCTTCGAGGCTCTGGCACGGTAG
- a CDS encoding cryptochrome/deoxyribodipyrimidine photo-lyase family protein, translating to MDYGVVWFKRDFRVVDHAALAAAVRRGPVLCLCVVEPSLWAQPDAATQHYHFMLEGARELHAELRRLGGRLHLVVGDMPAVLDRLQALAPFSTLYSHEETGNGASYARDRAVARWCREHGVRWHEFPQFGVLRRLADRDRWQPAWEAHVGAPQVPQPAPVFVPLPWPAERAPAAASLGLPAMEPALRQRGGREAALACLHDFLDVRSGQYRGGISSPLSAPTACSRLSPYLAWGQLSLREVVQATRERIACLPEGDRRRAGLSAFVSRLYWHCHFIQKLESEPALEFENLHRGYDGLREHDWNPAHFEALVAGRTGWPLVDACVAMLRATGWINFRMRAMLVSVAAYPLWLHWRPVGLWLARQFLDYEPGIHWSQMQMQSGTTVINTTRVYNPIKQARDHDPQGRFVRRWLPALRRVPDTWLFEPWRMPPDLQVRCGVCVGEDIPAPPVELESATRAAKSRLHALRARPEVRAAKAAIVERHGSRKRPAARGRRPSGSGGQLQFEF from the coding sequence ATGGACTACGGCGTCGTCTGGTTCAAGCGGGACTTCCGCGTCGTCGATCACGCGGCACTCGCGGCCGCCGTCCGCAGGGGGCCGGTGCTGTGCCTGTGCGTGGTCGAGCCCTCGCTGTGGGCACAGCCGGATGCCGCAACCCAGCACTACCACTTCATGCTCGAAGGCGCGCGCGAGCTGCATGCCGAACTGCGCCGCCTCGGCGGGCGGCTGCACCTCGTCGTCGGTGACATGCCGGCGGTGCTGGACCGGCTGCAGGCACTGGCGCCGTTCTCCACGCTGTATTCCCACGAGGAAACCGGCAACGGCGCCAGCTACGCCCGCGATCGCGCCGTGGCGCGCTGGTGTCGCGAACACGGCGTGCGCTGGCACGAGTTCCCGCAGTTCGGCGTCCTGCGCCGGCTCGCGGACCGCGACCGCTGGCAGCCGGCGTGGGAGGCACATGTCGGCGCACCGCAGGTGCCGCAGCCCGCGCCCGTCTTCGTCCCCTTGCCGTGGCCGGCCGAGCGCGCGCCGGCTGCCGCCTCGCTCGGGCTGCCGGCAATGGAGCCGGCGCTGCGTCAGCGCGGCGGGCGCGAGGCGGCGCTAGCCTGTCTCCATGACTTTCTCGATGTCCGCAGCGGCCAGTACCGGGGTGGCATCTCGTCGCCACTGTCGGCGCCGACGGCCTGTTCGCGCCTGTCGCCGTATCTCGCCTGGGGCCAGCTCAGCCTGCGCGAGGTGGTGCAGGCCACGCGCGAACGCATCGCCTGTCTGCCCGAGGGCGACCGCCGCCGCGCCGGCCTGTCGGCTTTCGTCAGCCGCCTCTACTGGCATTGTCACTTCATCCAGAAGCTCGAGAGCGAACCGGCGCTGGAGTTCGAGAACCTGCATCGCGGCTACGACGGCCTGCGCGAGCACGACTGGAACCCGGCGCATTTCGAGGCGCTGGTCGCGGGTCGCACGGGCTGGCCGCTGGTCGATGCCTGCGTGGCGATGCTGCGCGCGACCGGCTGGATCAACTTCCGCATGCGCGCGATGCTGGTGTCGGTCGCCGCCTACCCGCTGTGGCTGCACTGGCGGCCGGTCGGCCTGTGGCTGGCACGGCAGTTCCTCGATTACGAGCCGGGCATCCACTGGAGCCAGATGCAGATGCAGTCGGGTACGACCGTCATCAACACCACGCGCGTCTACAACCCGATCAAGCAGGCACGCGACCACGACCCCCAAGGCCGCTTCGTGCGGCGCTGGCTGCCAGCCCTGCGCCGCGTGCCCGATACCTGGCTGTTCGAACCCTGGCGCATGCCACCGGACCTGCAGGTGCGCTGCGGCGTGTGCGTCGGCGAGGACATCCCGGCGCCGCCGGTCGAGCTCGAGTCCGCGACACGCGCGGCCAAGTCCCGCCTGCATGCGCTGCGCGCCCGGCCCGAGGTGCGTGCGGCCAAGGCCGCGATCGTCGAGCGTCACGGTTCGCGCAAGCGGCCGGCGGCGCGGGGCCGCAGGCCGTCCGGCTCCGGCGGACAACTGCAATTCGAGTTCTGA
- a CDS encoding DUF2256 domain-containing protein has translation MRKKSDLPTKRCACCGRPFAWRKRWEKDWDAVRYCSERCRRERRMAAHAEEVG, from the coding sequence ATGCGCAAGAAATCCGACCTGCCCACCAAGCGCTGCGCCTGCTGCGGACGCCCCTTCGCCTGGCGCAAGCGCTGGGAGAAGGACTGGGACGCGGTGCGTTACTGCTCCGAGCGCTGCCGTCGCGAGCGTCGCATGGCAGCTCACGCCGAGGAGGTGGGCTGA
- a CDS encoding DASH family cryptochrome, with translation MALRTVIFWFRNDLRLADNLALREACAQADRLLPVFVHDPGDDQSTPWGFVRRGPHRRAFQATALAALDEALRARGSRLLQCAGAPAEVLVELVRQIGADTIVCEDIPAPEEQAAVDALRAAGLRVRTVWQSSLLDPAALPFDPSRLPPVFTAFRQAVEAAGCVPADPLPAPVVLPPLPSGDEEVGKGAAAPGAHRPAPSGCSGLSAAQASFPYWTPAFEGGEPAAQAHLQGYFAGDFAHRYKATRNGLIGTDFSSKFSPWLAQGALSPRSVYAALRAFEARRGASEGSYWLWFELLWRDYFRFLHLQHGRRLYRVRGLAERAVAPAHDAAAFARWCRGETGQPLVDAGMRELAATGYLSNRLRQLVASYLVNDLGCDWRAGAAWFEAQLVDYDVCSNQGNWLYIAGRGTDPRGGRRFNPDKQAQEHDPDGVYRRLWGCDVGA, from the coding sequence GTGGCTCTGCGCACGGTGATCTTCTGGTTCCGAAACGATCTGCGTCTGGCCGACAACCTCGCGCTGCGCGAAGCCTGCGCACAGGCCGATCGCCTGCTGCCGGTGTTCGTCCACGACCCGGGGGACGACCAGTCGACGCCCTGGGGTTTCGTTCGCCGCGGACCGCATCGAAGGGCGTTCCAGGCAACCGCTCTGGCCGCGCTCGACGAGGCCCTGCGTGCCCGCGGCAGTCGCCTGCTGCAGTGCGCCGGGGCGCCGGCAGAGGTGCTGGTCGAACTGGTGCGGCAGATTGGCGCCGACACCATCGTGTGTGAGGACATCCCCGCGCCCGAGGAGCAGGCCGCCGTCGATGCCCTGCGCGCGGCGGGGCTGCGGGTGCGGACCGTGTGGCAGTCCAGCCTGCTCGATCCCGCTGCGTTACCCTTCGATCCGTCGCGGCTGCCGCCGGTGTTCACCGCCTTCCGTCAGGCCGTCGAGGCGGCAGGCTGCGTGCCAGCCGACCCCTTGCCCGCGCCCGTCGTCCTGCCGCCGCTGCCGTCAGGGGACGAGGAAGTCGGAAAGGGTGCAGCAGCTCCGGGTGCGCACCGGCCTGCGCCGTCCGGATGCTCGGGCCTGTCGGCGGCGCAGGCCTCGTTCCCCTACTGGACCCCGGCCTTCGAGGGCGGGGAGCCCGCCGCGCAGGCCCATCTGCAAGGCTATTTCGCCGGCGATTTCGCCCATCGCTACAAGGCCACGCGCAACGGCCTGATTGGCACCGACTTCTCCAGCAAGTTCTCGCCCTGGCTGGCACAGGGCGCCCTGTCGCCGCGCAGCGTATATGCCGCGCTGCGCGCATTCGAGGCACGACGCGGCGCCAGCGAAGGCAGCTACTGGCTGTGGTTCGAGCTGCTGTGGCGGGACTATTTCCGTTTCCTGCACCTGCAGCACGGGCGGCGCCTGTACCGTGTGCGCGGCCTTGCCGAACGCGCCGTGGCGCCCGCCCACGATGCCGCAGCCTTCGCACGCTGGTGCCGTGGCGAGACCGGGCAGCCGCTGGTCGACGCCGGCATGCGCGAGCTGGCGGCAACCGGCTACCTGTCCAACCGCCTGCGCCAGCTTGTCGCCAGCTATCTGGTGAACGACCTCGGTTGCGACTGGCGCGCCGGCGCGGCCTGGTTCGAGGCGCAACTGGTCGATTACGACGTCTGCAGCAACCAGGGCAACTGGTTGTACATCGCCGGGCGCGGCACCGATCCGCGCGGCGGGCGGCGTTTCAATCCGGACAAGCAGGCGCAGGAGCACGATCCGGACGGCGTTTACCGCCGCCTCTGGGGCTGCGACGTCGGCGCCTGA
- a CDS encoding DUF6519 domain-containing protein translates to MSFDLSRIRFDARRDFLGVIMQQGRVQLDADWNEWVAQLGRRLQAGTLDTFGGSVVPRTTPDGFLIQATGGGFTIGRGRIYVDGLLAENHGAGEAAWDDRLAEPTGSTAVDYAAQPYYPDPPALPAEGRHLVYVDVWQRDLTAVQAPDLIEQAVGVDTTGRRQTVWQVKLLPDIGNAGCSSADEDVPGWAAITAPSPARLSTTTGTPDFTPNPCEVPPAAGYLGLENQLYRVEVHTGGALGTATFKWSRDNATVASRVTHINAARTRITVESVGRDDVLRFNDGDWVEITDDWRELKNLPGEMRRLRVPGGVDDTARTLEFDTPLPAGMFPTDAQRATQAQRNTRVRRWDQAGAVRREDGTVFQDLDNAASHGTISIPAAGTRLFLEHGVLVEFSLAAGGGHFRSGDHWVFAARTVDVSIERLDHAPPLGIHHHYARLAVVTFPSGEDDCRTLWPPLQEGEGCDCSVCVSAEGHNSGAATIQQAIDSIKDHGGTVCLGIGEFRIAAPLTISGARSLRIRGQGWATLLTGAAPGSLFDISASTGVALENLSALGSGGNSGTTAVIAAHNVVDLRIEHVNVLGVAVGDGTSVGIGLSGFALATAIRDCAVVAERGIATLARERQSQLLSAELRITDNILLCGQRAISFDATTLHYGTTRLDHNLMLLCTDASVVATGGVLPGSSVSVADNVMYAMGDGVRAGIDRLALERNEITGLGARNRNGIVLQEGLDPVALDRVRIVANRVSLMRANGIAIRHRVEDALIADNLIDATGQAGLLMEEGGAAGYLMLRGNQFRRLGLLLEDAERGFAGVQLVDITRGDVLDNLIADVAREAANSPGVDGLRALAVGELCIAGNRLHGIGPDRIGGPVAAIRLLPPFDRVAIDDNTLDRVSGPDQKPVMAQWWALLVAIEPRGAAGELATATHHYGISYLTTAAESAYLLTANRVRAIALTPSNLSIRGNRMRGQQSAVPLVQCLQMTYCLFADNHCEAQGEGGRGPVIGQIGGRSLNASNNHLRGPGDTDTLHLLPERKQAIVIGNTSSGNIRVPSGAPVPADISLTNIIGI, encoded by the coding sequence ATGAGTTTCGATCTGAGCCGCATCCGCTTCGACGCCCGCCGCGACTTCCTGGGCGTCATCATGCAGCAGGGCCGCGTCCAGCTCGATGCGGACTGGAACGAATGGGTCGCCCAGCTTGGCCGCCGCCTGCAGGCCGGCACGCTCGATACCTTCGGCGGCTCGGTCGTGCCGCGCACCACGCCCGACGGTTTCCTGATCCAGGCGACGGGCGGCGGTTTCACCATCGGGCGCGGCCGCATCTACGTCGACGGCCTGCTGGCCGAGAACCACGGCGCCGGCGAAGCGGCCTGGGACGACCGCCTGGCGGAGCCCACCGGCAGCACGGCGGTGGACTATGCCGCCCAGCCCTACTACCCCGATCCGCCAGCCCTGCCCGCGGAGGGCCGCCATCTGGTGTATGTGGACGTGTGGCAGCGCGACCTGACCGCGGTGCAGGCGCCGGACCTGATCGAGCAGGCGGTGGGTGTCGACACCACCGGCCGTCGGCAGACGGTCTGGCAGGTGAAGCTGCTGCCCGACATCGGCAATGCCGGCTGCAGCAGCGCGGACGAGGACGTGCCGGGCTGGGCCGCGATCACCGCGCCCTCGCCCGCACGCCTGAGTACCACGACCGGTACGCCGGACTTCACCCCCAACCCCTGCGAGGTGCCGCCCGCGGCGGGCTATCTCGGACTGGAGAACCAGCTCTATCGTGTCGAAGTGCATACCGGTGGCGCACTCGGCACGGCGACCTTCAAGTGGTCGCGCGACAACGCAACGGTGGCCTCGCGCGTCACCCACATCAACGCCGCGCGCACCCGCATCACGGTGGAGAGCGTCGGCCGCGACGATGTGCTGCGCTTCAACGATGGCGACTGGGTGGAGATCACCGACGACTGGCGCGAGCTGAAGAACCTGCCGGGCGAAATGCGGCGCCTGCGCGTGCCGGGTGGCGTGGATGACACCGCGCGCACGCTGGAATTCGACACGCCGCTGCCGGCGGGCATGTTCCCGACCGATGCGCAGCGCGCCACCCAGGCACAGCGCAACACGCGCGTCCGGCGCTGGGACCAGGCCGGCGCGGTTCGGCGTGAGGACGGCACCGTGTTCCAGGACCTGGACAACGCCGCGAGCCACGGCACGATCAGCATCCCGGCCGCCGGCACGCGCTTGTTCCTCGAACACGGCGTGCTGGTGGAATTCAGCCTGGCCGCCGGCGGTGGACATTTCCGCAGCGGTGACCACTGGGTGTTCGCCGCCCGTACCGTGGACGTCAGCATCGAGCGCCTCGACCACGCGCCCCCGCTGGGCATCCACCATCACTATGCGCGCCTGGCGGTCGTCACCTTCCCGTCCGGCGAGGATGACTGCCGTACCCTGTGGCCGCCCCTGCAAGAGGGCGAAGGCTGCGACTGCAGCGTGTGCGTCAGCGCCGAAGGCCACAACAGCGGCGCGGCCACCATCCAGCAGGCCATCGACAGCATCAAGGACCACGGCGGCACGGTCTGCCTGGGCATCGGCGAGTTCCGCATCGCTGCGCCGCTGACGATCTCCGGCGCGCGATCGCTGCGCATCCGCGGCCAGGGCTGGGCGACGCTGCTGACCGGGGCGGCGCCGGGCAGCCTCTTCGACATCAGCGCGAGCACCGGCGTGGCGCTGGAGAATCTCAGCGCGCTGGGCTCGGGCGGCAATTCGGGCACGACGGCGGTGATCGCCGCACACAATGTCGTCGATCTGCGCATCGAGCATGTGAATGTGCTGGGTGTCGCGGTGGGCGACGGCACCAGCGTCGGCATCGGCCTGTCCGGCTTCGCGCTGGCGACCGCCATTCGCGATTGCGCCGTCGTCGCCGAACGCGGCATCGCCACGCTGGCGCGCGAGCGGCAGAGCCAGCTGTTGAGCGCCGAGCTGCGCATCACCGACAACATCCTGCTGTGCGGCCAGCGCGCCATCAGTTTTGACGCCACCACGCTGCACTACGGCACGACCCGCCTCGACCACAACCTGATGCTGCTCTGCACCGACGCCAGCGTCGTCGCGACCGGCGGCGTGCTGCCCGGCTCGTCCGTCAGCGTGGCCGACAACGTGATGTACGCGATGGGCGACGGCGTGCGTGCCGGCATCGACCGGCTCGCGCTGGAACGCAACGAGATCACCGGCCTGGGCGCCCGCAACCGCAACGGCATCGTGCTGCAGGAAGGGCTGGACCCGGTGGCACTCGACCGTGTGCGCATCGTCGCCAACCGCGTGAGCCTGATGCGCGCCAACGGCATCGCGATCCGTCACCGCGTGGAAGACGCCCTGATCGCCGACAACCTCATCGACGCCACGGGCCAGGCGGGCCTGCTGATGGAGGAAGGCGGCGCAGCCGGCTACCTGATGCTGCGCGGCAACCAGTTCCGCCGCCTGGGCCTGCTGCTGGAAGACGCCGAGCGCGGCTTCGCCGGCGTGCAGCTGGTGGACATCACCCGCGGCGACGTGCTCGACAACCTGATCGCCGACGTGGCCCGCGAGGCGGCCAACAGCCCGGGCGTGGATGGCCTGCGCGCGCTGGCGGTCGGCGAGCTGTGCATCGCCGGCAACCGCCTGCACGGCATCGGCCCCGACCGCATCGGCGGGCCGGTCGCCGCGATCCGGCTGCTGCCGCCCTTCGACCGCGTTGCGATCGACGACAACACGCTCGACCGCGTCTCCGGTCCGGACCAGAAGCCGGTCATGGCGCAATGGTGGGCGCTGCTGGTCGCCATCGAACCCCGCGGTGCGGCCGGAGAACTGGCCACGGCGACGCACCACTACGGCATCTCGTACCTGACCACCGCGGCGGAAAGCGCCTACCTGCTGACGGCGAACCGCGTGCGGGCGATCGCACTCACCCCGTCGAACCTGTCGATTCGCGGCAACCGCATGCGCGGCCAGCAGAGCGCCGTCCCTCTGGTCCAGTGCCTGCAGATGACCTACTGCCTGTTTGCCGACAACCACTGCGAGGCGCAGGGCGAAGGGGGTCGCGGGCCGGTCATCGGCCAGATCGGCGGACGCAGCCTGAACGCGAGCAACAACCACCTGCGCGGCCCCGGGGACACCGACACCCTGCACCTGCTGCCCGAGCGCAAGCAGGCCATCGTCATCGGCAACACCAGCAGCGGCAACATCCGCGTGCCGTCCGGCGCGCCGGTGCCGGCCGACATCAGCCTGACCAACATCATCGGCATCTGA